In one Streptomyces sp. T12 genomic region, the following are encoded:
- the rpsA gene encoding 30S ribosomal protein S1, whose amino-acid sequence MTSSTETTATTPQVAVNDIGNEEAFLAAIDETIKYFNDGDIVDGVIVKVDRDEVLLDIGYKTEGVIPSRELSIKHDVDPNEVVAVGDEIEALVLQKEDKEGRLILSKKRAQYERAWGTIEKIKEEDGIVTGTVIEVVKGGLILDIGLRGFLPASLVEMRRVRDLQPYVGKELEAKIIELDKNRNNVVLSRRAWLEQTQSEVRQTFLTTLQKGQVRSGVVSSIVNFGAFVDLGGVDGLVHVSELSWKHIDHPSEVVEVGQEVTVEVLDVDMDRERVSLSLKATQEDPWQQFARTHQIGQVVPGKVTKLVPFGAFVRVDEGIEGLVHISELAERHVEIPEQVVQVNDEIFVKVIDIDLERRRISLSLKQANEAFGADPATVEFDPTLYGMAASYDDQGNYIYPEGFDPETNDWLEGYETQREAWEHQYAEAQTRFEQHQQQVIKSREADAAAAAEGGEAAAPAASGGGSYSSEGPDNSGALASDEALAALREKLAGGQS is encoded by the coding sequence ATGACGAGCAGCACCGAGACCACCGCAACCACCCCGCAGGTAGCGGTCAACGACATCGGTAACGAGGAAGCCTTCCTCGCCGCGATCGACGAGACGATCAAGTACTTCAACGACGGCGACATCGTCGACGGCGTCATCGTGAAGGTCGACCGGGACGAGGTCCTGCTCGACATCGGTTACAAGACCGAAGGCGTTATCCCGAGCCGTGAGCTCTCGATCAAGCACGACGTCGACCCCAACGAGGTCGTCGCCGTCGGTGACGAGATCGAAGCCCTTGTTCTTCAGAAGGAGGACAAGGAAGGCCGCCTGATCCTCTCGAAGAAGCGCGCCCAGTACGAGCGTGCCTGGGGCACCATCGAGAAGATCAAGGAAGAGGACGGGATCGTCACCGGTACCGTCATCGAGGTCGTCAAGGGTGGTCTCATCCTCGACATCGGCCTCCGTGGCTTCCTCCCGGCCTCCCTGGTCGAGATGCGCCGCGTTCGCGACCTCCAGCCCTACGTGGGCAAGGAGCTCGAGGCCAAGATCATCGAGCTGGACAAGAACCGCAACAACGTGGTCCTGTCCCGCCGTGCCTGGCTCGAGCAGACCCAGTCCGAGGTCCGCCAGACGTTCCTCACGACCCTGCAGAAGGGCCAGGTCCGTTCCGGCGTCGTCTCCTCGATCGTCAACTTCGGTGCCTTCGTGGACCTGGGTGGCGTCGACGGTCTGGTCCACGTCTCCGAGCTCTCCTGGAAGCACATCGACCACCCCTCCGAGGTTGTCGAGGTCGGCCAGGAAGTCACCGTCGAGGTCCTCGACGTCGACATGGACCGCGAGCGTGTCTCCCTGTCGCTGAAGGCGACGCAGGAAGACCCGTGGCAGCAGTTCGCCCGGACCCACCAGATCGGCCAGGTCGTGCCCGGCAAGGTCACGAAGCTGGTTCCGTTCGGTGCGTTCGTCCGCGTGGACGAGGGCATCGAGGGTCTGGTCCACATCTCCGAGCTGGCCGAGCGCCACGTGGAGATCCCGGAGCAGGTCGTCCAGGTCAACGACGAGATCTTCGTCAAGGTCATCGACATCGACCTCGAGCGCCGCCGCATCAGCCTCTCGCTGAAGCAGGCCAACGAGGCCTTCGGTGCCGACCCGGCCACGGTCGAGTTCGACCCGACCCTGTACGGCATGGCTGCCTCGTACGACGACCAGGGCAACTACATCTACCCCGAGGGCTTCGACCCCGAGACCAACGACTGGCTCGAGGGCTACGAGACCCAGCGCGAGGCGTGGGAGCACCAGTACGCCGAGGCGCAGACCCGCTTCGAGCAGCACCAGCAGCAGGTCATCAAGTCGCGCGAGGCCGACGCCGCTGCCGCGGCCGAGGGCGGCGAGGCTGCGGCTCCGGCCGCGTCCGGTGGCGGCTCGTACTCCTCCGAGGGCCCGGACAACTCCGGCGCGCTGGCCTCGGACGAGGCGCTGGCCGCGCTCCGCGAGAAGCTCGCGGGCGGCCAGAGCTGA
- a CDS encoding class I SAM-dependent methyltransferase gives MIQEPVSPDIASDAASVEAEATRRDAGVAESSRANRGWWDRNADEYQIEHGTFLGDDRFVWGPEGLDEVEAELLGPPEDLKGKDVLEIGAGAAQCSRWLTAQGARPVALDISHRQLQHALRIGGAFPLVCADAGALPFADASFDLACSAYGALPFVADPVLVLREVRRVLRPGGRLVFSVTHPIRWAFPDEPGPEGLSVSASYFDRTPYVEQDDEGRAVYVEHHRTVGDRVRDVVAAGFRLVDLVEPEWPAWNNSEWGGWSPLRGNLIPGTAIFVCVRD, from the coding sequence ATCATCCAAGAGCCCGTATCGCCCGATATCGCGTCCGACGCCGCCTCCGTCGAAGCGGAGGCCACCCGGCGCGACGCCGGTGTCGCGGAGAGTTCCCGGGCCAACCGGGGCTGGTGGGACCGCAACGCCGACGAGTACCAGATCGAGCACGGCACGTTCCTCGGCGACGACCGCTTCGTGTGGGGCCCCGAGGGCCTGGACGAGGTGGAGGCCGAGCTGCTCGGCCCGCCGGAGGATCTCAAGGGCAAGGACGTCCTGGAGATCGGCGCCGGCGCCGCCCAGTGCTCGCGCTGGCTGACCGCGCAGGGGGCCCGCCCGGTCGCCCTGGACATCTCCCACCGCCAGCTCCAGCACGCCCTGCGCATCGGCGGCGCGTTCCCCCTGGTCTGTGCCGACGCGGGCGCCCTCCCCTTCGCCGACGCCTCCTTCGACCTGGCGTGCTCGGCGTACGGCGCGCTGCCGTTCGTCGCCGACCCGGTGCTGGTGCTGCGGGAGGTGCGGCGGGTGCTGCGGCCGGGCGGACGCCTCGTCTTCTCCGTCACCCACCCCATCCGCTGGGCCTTCCCGGACGAGCCCGGCCCGGAGGGCCTGTCCGTCTCGGCCTCGTACTTCGACCGCACGCCGTACGTCGAGCAGGACGACGAGGGCCGCGCGGTCTACGTCGAGCACCACCGCACGGTCGGCGACCGGGTGCGGGACGTCGTGGCCGCGGGGTTCCGGCTGGTGGACCTGGTCGAGCCGGAGTGGCCGGCCTGGAACAACTCGGAGTGGGGCGGCTGGTCGCCGCTGCGCGGGAACCTGATCCCGGGGACGGCGATCTTCGTGTGCGTACGAGACTGA
- the hrpB gene encoding ATP-dependent helicase HrpB produces MIRYDALDALPVRSALPGLTDALDAHGTAVLVAPPGTGKTTLVPLVLAGLLGEEPARRVVVAEPRRIAARAAARRMAWLLGEKVGESVGYTVRGERVVGRHARVEVVTTGVLLQRLQRDQELAGVDVVVLDECHERHLDADTVAAFLWDVRQTLRPELRLVAASATTDAAGWARLLGDAPVVEAEGVAHPVEVVWAPPTRPVRPPHGMRVDPALLTHVASVVRRALAERAGDVLCFLPGVGEIARVAGQLGSLGDVEVLQVHGRAPAAVQDAVLAGGERRRVVLTTSVAESSLTVPGVRVVVDSGLAREPRVDHARGLSALTTVRASQAAGRQRAGRAGREAPGAVYRCWAEAEDTRLPRFPSPEIKVADLTAFALQAACWGDPEATGLALLDPPPGGAMAAARAALAGVGAVDSVGRATQRGVRLARLGLHPRLGRALLDAGASDRVAEVVALLSEEAPRGYGDDLAGALRAARSGGDPYAGRWRAEVRRLRAMTKELADVPTGDSPAAGAGEHSLAGLVAALAFPERVAKADGGSYLMASGTRAELPEGSALRGAPWIAVAVADRPVGKGHARVQLAAAVDEDMARSAAPSLHSEAQEVHWADGDVVARRVERLGAIELAVRPLRDADPALVRNALLEGLRQEGLGLLRWSADAGVLRQRLGFLYLHLGAPWPDVADDALYARVDEWLEPELSRARRRADLARIDAGAALARLLPWASGEAGRLDELAPERITVPSGSRIRIDYDNPEQPVLAVKLQEMFGLHESPCVAGVPLLVHLLSPAGRPAAVTADLASFWRDGYKGVRAELRGRYPKHPWPEDPAGAEPTRHTNARLRR; encoded by the coding sequence GTGATCCGTTACGACGCCCTGGACGCGCTGCCCGTACGCAGCGCCCTGCCCGGCCTGACCGACGCCCTGGACGCGCACGGCACCGCGGTGCTCGTCGCGCCGCCCGGCACCGGCAAGACCACCCTGGTGCCGCTGGTCCTGGCCGGGCTGCTCGGCGAGGAGCCGGCCCGGCGGGTCGTCGTCGCCGAGCCGCGGCGGATCGCGGCCCGGGCCGCCGCGCGGCGGATGGCGTGGCTGCTGGGCGAGAAGGTCGGCGAGAGCGTCGGATACACCGTGCGCGGGGAGCGGGTCGTCGGGCGCCACGCGCGCGTGGAGGTCGTCACGACCGGTGTGCTGCTCCAGCGGCTGCAGCGCGACCAGGAGCTCGCGGGCGTGGACGTGGTGGTGCTCGACGAGTGCCACGAGCGGCATCTGGACGCGGACACGGTGGCGGCGTTCCTGTGGGACGTACGTCAGACCCTGCGGCCGGAGCTGCGGCTGGTGGCCGCGTCGGCGACGACGGACGCGGCGGGGTGGGCGCGGCTGCTGGGTGACGCGCCCGTGGTCGAGGCCGAGGGCGTTGCGCACCCCGTGGAGGTGGTGTGGGCGCCGCCGACGCGTCCCGTACGGCCCCCGCACGGCATGCGCGTCGACCCGGCGCTGCTGACGCACGTGGCGTCGGTGGTGCGGCGGGCGCTGGCCGAGCGGGCCGGGGACGTGCTGTGTTTCCTGCCGGGTGTGGGCGAGATCGCGCGGGTGGCCGGGCAGCTGGGCAGCCTCGGGGACGTCGAGGTGCTCCAGGTGCACGGGCGGGCGCCGGCGGCCGTGCAGGACGCGGTGCTGGCGGGCGGGGAGCGGCGCCGGGTGGTGCTGACGACATCCGTTGCGGAGTCGTCGCTGACGGTTCCTGGTGTGCGGGTGGTCGTCGACTCGGGGCTGGCGCGGGAGCCTCGCGTCGACCACGCGCGCGGGCTGAGCGCCCTGACGACGGTACGGGCCTCGCAGGCGGCGGGGCGGCAGCGGGCGGGGCGGGCCGGGCGGGAGGCGCCGGGGGCGGTGTACCGCTGCTGGGCGGAGGCCGAGGACACGCGTCTGCCGCGGTTCCCCTCTCCGGAGATCAAGGTGGCCGACCTGACCGCGTTCGCGTTGCAGGCGGCGTGCTGGGGTGACCCGGAGGCCACGGGTCTGGCGTTGCTGGATCCGCCGCCGGGTGGGGCCATGGCGGCGGCACGGGCCGCTCTCGCGGGAGTGGGCGCGGTGGACTCCGTCGGCAGGGCCACGCAGCGGGGTGTGCGGCTGGCTCGGCTGGGTCTGCATCCCCGGCTGGGGCGGGCGCTGCTGGACGCGGGTGCCTCGGACCGGGTCGCGGAGGTCGTGGCGCTGCTCAGCGAGGAGGCGCCGCGCGGGTACGGGGACGATCTCGCCGGTGCGTTGCGCGCGGCCCGCAGCGGGGGTGATCCCTACGCGGGGCGGTGGCGTGCGGAGGTGCGGCGGCTGCGGGCCATGACCAAAGAGCTCGCGGACGTGCCCACCGGTGACTCTCCTGCCGCAGGGGCCGGGGAGCACAGCCTCGCCGGGCTCGTCGCCGCACTCGCCTTTCCCGAGCGCGTGGCCAAGGCCGACGGCGGTTCCTACCTCATGGCCTCCGGCACTCGCGCCGAACTCCCCGAGGGATCCGCCCTGCGCGGCGCCCCCTGGATCGCCGTCGCCGTCGCCGATCGGCCCGTCGGCAAGGGGCACGCGCGTGTGCAGCTCGCCGCCGCGGTGGACGAGGACATGGCCCGGTCGGCGGCGCCGTCGCTGCACTCCGAGGCCCAGGAGGTCCACTGGGCCGACGGGGACGTCGTAGCACGGCGCGTGGAGCGGCTGGGGGCGATCGAGCTCGCGGTGCGGCCGTTGCGCGACGCCGACCCCGCCCTCGTACGGAACGCGCTGCTCGAAGGTCTGCGGCAGGAAGGGCTCGGCCTGTTGCGCTGGTCCGCCGACGCCGGCGTACTGCGGCAGCGGCTCGGGTTTCTGTATCTGCACCTCGGTGCGCCCTGGCCCGACGTCGCCGACGACGCGCTGTACGCGCGCGTGGACGAGTGGTTGGAGCCCGAGCTGAGCCGGGCCCGGCGGCGGGCCGATCTCGCGCGGATCGATGCCGGGGCGGCGCTGGCACGGCTGCTGCCGTGGGCCTCCGGGGAGGCCGGGCGGCTCGACGAGCTGGCGCCGGAGCGCATCACCGTACCCAGTGGGTCCCGCATTCGGATCGACTACGACAACCCCGAACAGCCCGTTCTCGCCGTGAAGTTGCAGGAGATGTTCGGGCTGCACGAGTCGCCCTGCGTGGCCGGGGTGCCGCTCCTGGTCCATCTGCTCTCCCCCGCCGGGCGGCCCGCGGCCGTCACCGCCGACCTCGCCTCCTTCTGGAGGGACGGCTACAAGGGCGTACGGGCGGAGCTGCGCGGCCGTTATCCCAAGCATCCGTGGCCCGAGGACCCCGCCGGCGCCGAGCCGACCCGGCACACCAACGCCCGGCTCAGGCGGTGA
- a CDS encoding DUF3068 domain-containing protein, with amino-acid sequence MRRKAGLILLALAVFFTALSPLVRWYAFPRLAKIPAGQYQDMVLEAKDATLLDYGTMKARKVSKVTIVQTLKGNVEASEEIEKTAGKDVVVWDGLSYVVGPDGKMVSKIPERYIFDAHTQEPVHATGEMVDGDPVKRAGIEFKWPFLTEKRDYEYFDAQARVTAPIHYKGTQNFRGVEVYYFEQTIPWTKVRFPRTMPVEGITPESVAKTGTTRWYTTVRKFWVEPLTGAPVYGEEIHKEELRGGTLLGGREKVTAFAGHVKMREDYIDHTVDLVKSNRTLVQLMTSYLPWGFLTLGLLLLALSLYLEARGRRPGDPEPTKNADLEQVTA; translated from the coding sequence ATGCGCCGTAAGGCCGGCCTGATCCTGCTCGCCCTCGCCGTGTTCTTCACGGCACTGTCCCCACTGGTGCGCTGGTACGCCTTCCCGCGCCTGGCCAAGATCCCGGCCGGCCAGTACCAGGACATGGTCCTGGAGGCGAAGGACGCGACCCTCCTCGACTACGGCACGATGAAGGCCCGCAAGGTCTCCAAGGTGACCATCGTGCAGACGCTGAAGGGCAACGTCGAAGCCTCGGAGGAGATCGAGAAGACGGCCGGCAAGGACGTGGTCGTCTGGGACGGCCTGTCCTATGTCGTCGGCCCCGACGGCAAGATGGTCTCCAAGATCCCCGAGCGCTACATCTTCGACGCCCACACCCAGGAACCCGTGCACGCCACCGGCGAGATGGTCGACGGCGACCCGGTGAAGCGGGCGGGCATCGAGTTCAAGTGGCCCTTCCTGACGGAGAAACGCGACTACGAGTACTTCGACGCACAGGCGCGGGTGACGGCCCCCATCCACTACAAGGGCACCCAGAACTTCCGCGGCGTGGAGGTCTACTACTTCGAGCAGACCATCCCGTGGACCAAGGTGAGGTTCCCCAGGACCATGCCGGTCGAGGGCATCACACCGGAGTCGGTGGCCAAGACCGGCACCACCCGCTGGTACACCACCGTCCGCAAGTTCTGGGTCGAACCCCTCACCGGGGCACCCGTCTACGGCGAGGAGATCCACAAGGAGGAACTGCGCGGCGGCACCCTGCTCGGCGGACGCGAGAAGGTGACGGCGTTCGCGGGCCACGTGAAGATGCGCGAGGACTACATCGACCACACGGTGGACCTGGTCAAGTCCAACCGCACGCTGGTCCAGCTGATGACGTCGTATCTCCCCTGGGGCTTCCTGACCCTGGGACTCCTGCTCCTGGCGCTCTCCCTCTACCTGGAGGCACGCGGCCGCCGCCCCGGCGACCCGGAACCGACGAAGAACGCCGACCTCGAACAGGTCACCGCCTGA
- a CDS encoding SPW_0924 family protein, whose translation MRALIAAATGLAVALALVLAITAMGAPTGKTSPKPLLTTVPAHP comes from the coding sequence ATGCGCGCCCTGATCGCCGCCGCGACCGGTCTCGCCGTCGCGCTCGCCCTGGTCCTCGCCATCACGGCCATGGGCGCACCGACCGGCAAGACGTCGCCGAAGCCGCTGCTGACGACGGTGCCCGCACACCCGTGA
- a CDS encoding lytic transglycosylase domain-containing protein: protein MAAEFGRLRKGAVNTTVAAVVVAALAASQAPGVTTDDAGRKVTTGTQPSADAPAEDSATGNSPYYTDLPPLNSPNPSPTPSTPVTPGASEAGIPATVLDAYKKAATALQESKPGCNLEWQLLAAIGKVESGQARGGRVDANGTTISPILGPQLNGNGFASISDTDDGAYDGDASYDRAVGPMQFIPSTWEWAGRDGNADGKKDPNNVYDAALAAGHYLCRFGWDLSTQGDLSSAILSYNNSQDYLNLVLRWLEYYRKGTHEIPDGTGTLPSDRSDDNAGASPSPSPTPPRTPSTPAKPGGNGGSTSPKPTPPSTTPPSTTPPSTTPPTPTDTVDHLEDAGTAKLTAMAGDTFTEKISARAETEAGKGVAKVRVRFTIIGQSDATFAGGEKYAAALTNSAGEAVAPALRAGDDTGEFVVRATLVGRSIPGLDYTATVTERAADTLARTSDTALTCTPGGEFADQVEVKATYKGAVADKVAATATLIKSADDPTENDKGPYFKDADGKAVRTLTGLTTDANGLLKLPKLYADDTTGTFLLRINTAGGATLTVELKVEAPAEATPTPTPSESESGSASASPTA from the coding sequence ATGGCGGCGGAATTCGGCAGGCTGCGCAAGGGGGCGGTGAACACCACGGTGGCCGCGGTCGTGGTCGCGGCACTGGCCGCGTCCCAGGCTCCGGGAGTGACGACCGACGACGCCGGCAGAAAGGTCACCACCGGAACCCAGCCCTCGGCGGACGCGCCCGCCGAGGACAGCGCGACCGGCAACTCGCCGTACTACACGGACCTGCCGCCGCTCAACAGCCCCAACCCCTCGCCCACGCCCAGCACCCCCGTCACCCCGGGCGCCTCCGAGGCGGGCATACCCGCGACCGTCCTCGACGCGTACAAGAAGGCCGCGACCGCGCTCCAGGAGTCCAAGCCCGGCTGCAACCTGGAATGGCAACTTCTCGCCGCCATCGGCAAGGTCGAGTCCGGCCAGGCCCGCGGCGGCCGCGTCGACGCGAACGGCACCACGATCAGCCCGATCCTCGGCCCGCAGCTCAACGGCAACGGCTTCGCGAGCATCAGCGACACCGACGACGGTGCCTACGACGGGGACGCCTCGTACGACCGTGCCGTCGGACCCATGCAGTTCATCCCCTCCACCTGGGAGTGGGCCGGCCGCGACGGCAACGCGGACGGCAAGAAGGACCCCAACAACGTCTACGACGCCGCGCTCGCCGCCGGCCACTACCTGTGCCGCTTCGGCTGGGACCTGTCCACCCAGGGCGACCTCAGCAGCGCGATCCTCAGCTACAACAACTCGCAGGACTACCTGAACCTGGTCCTGAGGTGGCTGGAGTACTACCGCAAGGGCACCCACGAGATCCCGGACGGCACCGGCACCCTCCCCTCCGACCGCAGCGACGACAACGCCGGAGCCAGTCCCTCGCCGTCGCCCACACCGCCCAGGACGCCCAGCACCCCCGCCAAGCCCGGCGGCAACGGCGGTTCCACGAGCCCGAAGCCGACCCCGCCGAGCACAACTCCGCCGAGCACGACCCCGCCGAGCACGACGCCCCCCACCCCCACCGACACGGTGGACCACCTGGAGGACGCCGGCACCGCGAAGCTCACCGCGATGGCGGGCGACACCTTCACCGAGAAGATCAGCGCCCGCGCCGAGACCGAGGCCGGCAAGGGCGTCGCCAAGGTCCGGGTCCGTTTCACGATCATCGGCCAGAGCGACGCCACCTTCGCCGGCGGCGAGAAGTACGCGGCCGCTCTCACCAACAGCGCCGGTGAGGCGGTCGCGCCGGCACTGCGGGCGGGCGACGACACGGGCGAGTTCGTCGTCCGCGCCACCCTCGTCGGCCGTTCGATCCCCGGCCTCGACTACACGGCCACCGTCACCGAGCGCGCCGCCGACACCCTGGCCCGCACCAGCGACACAGCGCTGACCTGCACCCCGGGCGGCGAGTTCGCCGACCAGGTCGAGGTGAAGGCGACCTACAAGGGCGCCGTGGCGGACAAGGTCGCGGCCACCGCCACGCTCATCAAGTCGGCGGACGACCCGACCGAGAACGACAAGGGCCCCTACTTCAAGGACGCCGACGGCAAGGCCGTACGCACCCTGACCGGCCTCACGACGGACGCGAACGGCCTGCTCAAACTGCCGAAGCTGTACGCCGACGACACCACGGGCACGTTCCTGCTCCGCATCAACACCGCGGGCGGCGCGACCCTGACCGTCGAACTCAAGGTGGAGGCCCCGGCCGAGGCGACGCCCACCCCGACCCCCTCGGAGTCGGAGTCCGGGTCCGCGTCGGCGAGCCCGACCGCGTAG
- a CDS encoding DUF4184 family protein, producing the protein MPFTLSHAAAVLPAVRTDGTGRAALVPAVMLAGSFSPDMTYYAASVLSGAMEFGDVTHSFAGVFTIDVVIAWAMVGLWLLLREPLVAQLPVRRQARVATLLRCGAPRARVRPSLAVRWYLSAVLGALTHVVWDAFTHLDRWGMRLFPVLGEEIAGSPLYWYLQYGGSAVAAVVIAAFVCVALRRTPAAAPVGVAVLSVRDRWLAGAVIGGIAAVAAVQRASRWWAYWGSTAKYWELIPTLCFGAGAGLVLGLLLYAAGVRVWRPVPVPVPGPGSAGTGEAGRESSRPVAR; encoded by the coding sequence TTGCCGTTCACGCTGAGCCATGCGGCGGCCGTACTGCCCGCCGTACGCACCGACGGAACCGGCCGCGCCGCGCTCGTACCGGCCGTGATGCTGGCCGGCTCCTTCTCGCCCGACATGACCTATTACGCGGCGAGTGTCCTGTCGGGGGCGATGGAGTTCGGCGATGTCACGCACTCGTTCGCGGGCGTGTTCACCATCGACGTGGTGATCGCCTGGGCGATGGTGGGCCTGTGGCTGCTGCTGCGCGAACCGCTGGTGGCGCAGCTGCCGGTGCGGCGACAGGCACGGGTGGCCACGCTGTTGCGCTGCGGGGCGCCACGCGCGCGTGTACGGCCGTCGCTGGCGGTGCGCTGGTACCTCTCGGCCGTGCTCGGTGCGCTGACGCATGTCGTGTGGGACGCGTTCACGCATCTCGACCGCTGGGGGATGCGGCTGTTTCCCGTCCTGGGCGAGGAGATCGCGGGCTCGCCGCTGTACTGGTATCTGCAGTACGGCGGTTCGGCGGTCGCCGCGGTCGTCATCGCCGCGTTCGTGTGCGTGGCGCTACGGCGGACGCCCGCGGCCGCGCCGGTCGGGGTTGCGGTGCTTTCGGTACGGGACCGGTGGTTGGCCGGGGCGGTGATCGGCGGGATCGCCGCGGTGGCGGCGGTGCAGCGGGCGTCGCGCTGGTGGGCGTACTGGGGGTCGACCGCGAAGTACTGGGAGCTGATTCCGACGCTGTGCTTCGGGGCGGGCGCGGGACTCGTCCTGGGGCTGCTGCTGTATGCCGCGGGAGTCAGGGTGTGGCGCCCGGTGCCGGTCCCGGTCCCGGGCCCTGGCAGTGCGGGTACGGGTGAGGCCGGTAGGGAGTCGAGCCGTCCGGTGGCTCGGTGA